The DNA sequence CCAGGCTGGCTCAGAACCTCTTGGCGGCAGTATCCATTCCGCGACCAGTTGCAGAGCCGGAAGACCTGGCACATGGTGGTGTTTCTGATATCTGTAATCGTGGTCCACTTGATCGCTTACTGCTCAGTGAACTTGCCAATGATGACTTAACTTTAACTGTGCGCATCGCAGTGAATGAAGCCCTCTATCTGCGCAGGGAAGCATCACCGCATCCACCGCAACGGTGCAGGACTTTACTCATCGACTGCGGAATTCGTACCTGGGGCATTCCGCGTGTCTATCTGGCTGCAGTCGCGATGGCCCTGGCTGCTTCTACCGATCAACAGACTGAATTCAGAGCGTTTCGGGCATTTCAAAAACAACTCGAAACTGTAGATCTGGCATCTCGCGAAGGTCTTGAAGAGCTCCTGCAGGCCCTGGACAGTCATCTGCATCCGGCGTTTGCTTTACCTGATTTTCTCAAACAGCTCGAAGAAGTAGAATCCGATCCGGAACCGGTGCTCTTAATCACTGAGGACGTCTGGCATGACCCGGAATTCCAGACTGCGCTACGGACAGTCGATCTGGATATTCTGCACATCGCCACTGTCAAACGCGATGGTCACTTCCAGTTGATCGAGAAAAGCTTACGGGGTAATAAAATCGTATGTAATCTGGAACTGGATCTGGAAAGCCTGTTTGATACAGCTTCTACAACGATTGCCCCCCTCGTAAGACAGGAGGGTTTTGAAGGTTTACCGGCCATTTTTGCCACTCATCCTTTTCCTTTGAATCTCGCGTACTCATTCCAGCAGAACAAACAGGTCACCTGGTGGGTTCCCGGTTATGGACAGATTGGTGTTACAGATTCCGGTCTTCTGTTGTACTGGCCCAAATCACATACGGGAGCTCAGTTGCTGGCATTCGGAATTCCCCAGTTAAAAGGCAGGAATATCTGCTGGAAAACAGGGATTCCTGATCAGGGAAGAATATCGCTGCTCACAGGCGACCTTCAGAATTCAGAACTTCAACTGGTACACATAGACCTGGAACAGAAAAGTGTCACACATACTCCCATTGAGCTGAAGCAGATGGAATTCACCGCGATCTGCGCCCATCATGGCTTCCTGTTTCTGATCAATGAAACATTCAACACCATTATCGCCATCGATCCTGCTACGGGCGAACGCGTTGGTTCCTCACATTATTCTTCTGACTTGATTCTGGCCTGTGACCGTTTTTTCCACACACTGGATCGGAGCCAGTGGCTCGCACTCTCCTTTGATATATCTCGGGGACAGCCCGTGATGACCGAATTCAGCCTGGGAACAGTCAATCCCAACGATGTCGTCACCATTTTCGAACGTGACCCTGATATTGGACCAGTCTGTATCCTGTGGAAGGGAGGTAAAATCTATTTTCCCGCCAGAGAAGAACTGAAAACCATTCCGGTCATGGATTCTGTAAAAGTTGAATCAATCTCAAGCGAGGATATCTCCACCGATGGACAAATTGTTGCGATCAAACTGGACAATACTTTCAGCTGGGACAGATGTGTCCTCAATCTATATAGCATGCAGGCTGAATTGAAACCTGCGCGGCCAGACATTCAGAAATGGATAGATCAGCCGGCCCACTGGAAAAATTCCGGCCGAAACATCCGCAAAAAGTTTATGGGAATCCTGGTGACGGAATCAGGTGAGCTGGTTTTGAAGACGACAAAACAGTCAACATTACGAATTTTGTATCAACCGGAATTGAAGTATATCATGCTGCAGGGTTCCCGAATCTCATCCAGTGATCAACGACGACTGAAAACCTTTAAACAGGTCAAACATAACCGGGATCTGGGATGTCATTTATCTGTCGCTACCTGGGATGATGGTTCACAGGCTTTCCTGGATTCTCGAGGCATGCTGCATCTCAAAAGTGCAGACATCAATATTCCTGAAGTATCTCTCTGTCTGGTAGAGGGTAAAACGTCAGGCTGGTGCAATGATGGACGTTTCTGGGGCGATGCATATTTCTGTGGTGAAAACGAGTGTATCAGTCCCCAACCGATCTTTGATACAGCGATCAAGAAATTCGGGGAGCACCTGACATGAAAACGGCTACCGTCCAGTTACAATATCATCCAAAACCTGTTAGAGACACGACAGCCTGGTTTCTGCCGGGTAACCGTCCCGAAGTATGGATCGATGAGATCAGCCAATGGGAAGTCGCCCAGATGTCGCTCAAGCTGTATTTGATTCCTGAGTCGAATCAGAGCCGGAGGCCATGTGGTCTGCTGGCCGTTTCGGATCAGCAGATTCGGTCACGACAGGGAGTACCCTATGGGCAGATCGCTTCACGTCTTTATCTACCGGTTGAAGCTTCGCTTCGACCAGTAGTTTCGCTACAGGAACTGGAAAACCTGCTGAGCCCCCCTTATACCTGGATCTGGCATCCGGCAGCGGGCCTCGTCGCTTGTGAGCAGCAGGATGAATTAACGGTTGCGGATTTTTTTCAGCCCTGTATTTCCCGGGATTCCGACTGGGATTGTGCAGTTCCTGGAATAGCAATCTCATCTCAGCTGCATACCATCTCCCTGATTCAGTTTCCCAGTCTGGATACGTTATTTGAAGAGGAAGAAAAAGAGATTGGTTCGGACCAGGATTCCCTGAAGAAGCTCCCTAGAAATCCAGATGAATCTGTATTCAACAATCTTCCGAATCCACTCAAGCTTCCGCATGCTCTGTTTGCCAAGGCGATCCTTTCATTTACGAGCAAGGTACCTACCCGCAATCAGGGTGCGCCTAACTGGATTAATCATCTGGAAAACTGGGCTGGAAAACAGCTGTTCTCTGCGTTCAGGCCGGATCAGTCTAAACGCAATAGAGAGATTAAACGCCTGCTAAATCTGCTGGGTAATAATCCGGATGAAGGTCTTAAATATGCACTACCTATGGGCGGCGATCCCGGTCACCGGGGTGTTGCCCCGCCCGGAGACACCCTCTCCAGGCGTGACATGAATGTCGATTTCACCAGTATGGGATCGGGAGGAGCCGCTGATTTCTGGGATATTCCTTATGAAACTCAACTGGAATTAATGAACCGCTATCGGGAATTAGCAACCCGGGAAGTCCAACTTGGACGATACAGACGGGCAGCTTATATCTATGCCCACTTGCTGGGGGATTATAGTGCTGCCGCACAAACACTCAAATCTGGTCGCCAGTGGCGCGAGGCTGCTGTTCTTTACAAAGACAAGCTTAACCAACCTCGCTCTGCCGCCGAATGTCTCGTTGAAGGTGGTCTCTGGGCTGAAGCAATCGCCGAGTATGAGGAACTCAAAGAATTTGAAACCGTAGGCGATTTGCATCGAAAATTAGACCAGGAAGAGGAAGCGATTGAAGCATATCGCCGGGCAGCAAATCAACTGCATCAGCAGCAACTCCCGACTCAGGCTGCTCGTATTTTAGAAGATAAAATCAAAGCCACTGATGAGGCAATCGCAGAACTGGAATCGGGCTGGCCCCATTCATCGCAGGCTAGACTCTGCCTCGATCATTTATTTGAAATTTATTCCAGACATGGCTTACATCAGGAGGCTCAAGAGAAAATCAATGAACTATCGGAAACCAATCTGCCCCTCAGTGGTCGACTCCCGCTGATTGAATTTCTGGCGCAAACGCGTTCCACGTATCCTGATCGAGTTGTGACTGGACATGCTGAAGAAAAAGCGAGAATCCTGATCTCACGAAGCCTGAATCATGCCGACCTGACTCAACGAAAGGCTCTGGTTACGGAACTTGGTAAACTGGTTCCCTCAGATAAACTCCTGCAGCGGGATACCGGGCGATATCTTCAACAGAAAAATACCGCACGTAAACCTGTTAAACGTAAAAGCCCCAAAAAATCAATCCAGTTGGTTAGAACGATTGAACTTTCCAGTGACGTTGAATGGCAGACTGCAATTACCATTGGTGAAACAATCTACGCAGCAGGAGTCAATCCTCAGACCTCTCGACTGGTTCTGGAACGCTGTTTGTGGGACGCTTCTCACGTCCCCTCCCGCCTGAGTTGGTCACTGAATCCAGGTAAAACTCACGATTTCCCCATCCTCTTGATTCCTAAAACCACTTCACCGGAACATCAACTTTATGTAAGAGTCCTCACAGCCCGCGATCAGTTTCAATCCCAGGTTTTATCTGAGTCGGACCACTTTCCCTGCAGATTGACTGTGGGTGATTTCAACGGATTGCCGCATATTATACTGGGGGCAACTGCGGGTTCACTCGATGGAATCTCCTGGAACCTGGCCATTCAAAGAGATCTCCTGCTGACGAGTACTTATAATAGAGAAAATCATCTGATCTCCAGTCATTCAATCCCGCTTCCCCGGGACCTTGAGCTTGAGGAAGGCGCAATTCAATTTCCGATCCCCTGTCTTGAACGACGAAACAAGCTGTATATCGGGGTAGGCCCATATCTGGGAATTGTTGATCCTCAGGGGGCAGAATTTGATAATTATCATCGACGAATACGCTCGATGACCGCGTCTTATCCAAATGCTCAAATTCGAATCGCGCTGGCATTTGACCAGGGAGGAACCGTAATCTGGGACGGATTTGGCTCAGATACGACATTCAACTTCGGAGAAGGACTGGATAATCCCTGTACTGCGTTTCAACGAAATGGAAACCTGATCGTTGCAGGCAGTAATGCTCTGGAGATCTACCAAACTCAGCAAAGACAATTGCAGCTCATTAACGATGTAACTCTTAATAATACGGATCCCATTGCCGTTCTCCCGGGAAATCACAATCAGGAATTTGCACTTCTACATCAATCAGGCCTGCTTGCTATTTACCAGGCTGATTAATTATCTGAAGCGGACCTTCTATCGAAAACTTATGAGACAACGGCTTCCTGCTCCTCTGATCGTTTCTGGTCATCCACGGCTTTATGGTGTTCCCAGTTCCCGGCAGCACCGCGCCGACGCTCATCCAGGTTTTTCAAGACGCTGGCCTTGCCATACAACAACACCCGATCGTTGACCTCCAGTCGCGTATCGCCGCGCGGTGCACCGATATAAGTTTCATCTTCTTTTTCAATTCCAAGTACGAGTACACCTTCATCATTGAGCTTCAACTCGTTTAAACTCGACTCGGCCAGCCAGTCGTTCGCGTTCACATTCAACTCGACCACGACGTAATCTCCGGTCAGATGTAGGAGCCCGGCATAGTCTCGAATTTCCAGATCAGTCCAACGCTGTAGAGCACTCTGAATGAATTCAGACATGCGACGATCGACCCAGTCGCTATAGGACAATAACCAAAGTAATGACAACCCGGCAGCCAGCAGGGCAATTCTGAGCCATAAGCCACCGCTGGATTCAGCACCAACAAAGGAGACGATCAATGAAGAAATTGCTGTAACGATTCCCGCGTTTCCCAAAATCATTAATGTCATAATGATTTTTCGGCGAACCGGGTGTCGCATTACTTTTTCAGTTTCACTGCTCGTAAAACCGGTACTGGTAAATGCAGATCTGGCCTGGAAGCGAGCCAACTGGTTTGAGAGCCCGGTCAGTGATAACGCAACCGTTGCCACTCTGACAACGATGATTGAAACCACCACGATTACGATCAGTGAAACAATGGCAAACATAATTCCTCATCAAATTAGCGAAATTGAAGCTGCTGATTGAGTATGTGAAGTTATTTACGGGCGATGACCCAGATTGCGTGAACGAGCCCGGGAATGTAGCCACATAATGTGAGAACGATATTCAACCAAAAATGCATTCCCAACCCGACCTGCAATAATACGCCGACCGGCGGCAGAAGAACTGCGAGTACAATTCGGAGAATATCCGCAACGACTGATTGATTAGGTGCAACCTGGTGTTCGACATGAGTAGACATTGATTTGATCCTTTCTAAATGGGGCCTGAAAATCAGGTTATCTATTTCAGGATCTAATATGCACTTCTCATACCAAAACAGATCAAAGGGTCTCTACCTGTTGCACAGCAGGGACTTACAACAAATGGAGAATCTCGGCGTGGAAGATCAGCGAACAAGATGCCAGCTCAGCGATCAATGAGGGAGAGAGTTTACTCGTAAAACTGACAAGTGAGATCAGAGTTCTGATCGCCATTTCGTCAATTCGCTGGTGAGACGTTCAATTTCTAATTCCAAGGCAGGAATTGCATCGGGAACCCCCTGCAAATCTCCTTGAAGTCCCATCTCTTCGATCACCTTCGCAGCCCCTACTGCCGAATCTGCGTTGAAGTTGGCGCAGAGCCCTTTGAGACTATGTGCTGCGCGCGCAACTTCATCTGCATCTCCTGACTGATTCTGCTTAGAAATCTCTTGAACCAAGCCAGGTGCATCCTCAAAAAAATATCCGACCATCGAGTTGAGCAAATCGGAATCATTCCCCACACGGTCTAGTGCAGCCTTCATATCCATTACAGGCTGAGTTGAAACTATACCTGCGGAGTCAGCTAGAGTCTGTTCCGATGTCTTGCCTGCTGGATCAGCGGAGGAACTTGATTCTTCTCTGGTAATCGCCGAGTTTAAATTAGACTGGCGCGGGTATTTTGATGCCAGACGTTCCAGCAGCCTGATGAGCTTGGGGGCATCGATTGGCTTCGAGATATAATTATCCATCCCCGCAGAGATGCACTTATCACGATCACCCCGCATGGCATAAGCAGTCATTGCGATAATGGGGATATGCTCATCGGCATCCTCTTCATATTCGCGAATCATTCTTGTCGCCTGCAGACCATCCATGGTTGGCATCTGCACATCCATTAATACGACGTCGAAGGTATCATTGCGCACCCATTCCACAGCCTCGCGACCGTTATTGGCGATGACACACTGGTGCCCCCTCTTCTTCAGTATTGCTGTAATTACTTTCTGATTTGCAGGTGTATCTTCCGCTACCAGGATTCGCAGTGACTGTTTGGTCTCGTTAATCTGCACAACACCATTTCTCTCGAGCTGTGGTCCTTTTAATGCGGTCATAATGGCATCGAGTAAATCAGACTGGGAAATTGGTTTCTCCAGAAATGCCGAGATATCGAGCCCCTGACACCGCTCTCCGAAAATCTGATGATCTGCTGATGAAAGCATCAAAATGGTGGCCGTATCAAGCAGCCCCTCTTCTCGGGCTTGCTCAAGAAGCATAAAGCCATCGGTTTCAGGCATCAGCGCATCAACGATTACCAGAGGATACTCTGTCTCAGTTTCCTGGATTGAGTTGAGATGCTGTAATGCTTCTTTCGCGGATTCTACTGGCGTGGGAGACATTGACCAGTTCGACAACATTTCCTCTAAAATCACACGATTCGTCTGGTTGTCGTCTACCACCAGTACGGGAAGATCTTTTAACTCAGACACTCGCGACTTCTCTCCTGGGAAATCTATTTCTTCCGGATCAGCAACCGGGAATACAACCTGAAATGAAAACCGGCTACCTTGTCCAAGATCACTTTTCAAATTCATCTGGCCTTTCATGAGGCTGATTAGTTCGTGACAAATTGCCAGTCCCAAGCCAGTTCCTGAATAATGCCTGGTTGTAGAAGCATCCGCTTGAGCAAATGGAGCAAAGATCCGCTCCTGATCTTCCGGTGCAATACCGATGCCGGTATCCGACACACTGAATTCCAGAAGTACTTGTTTTTCAGTATGTTTGCCGATGATCGGTTCAATAGCAGATCGACCATCTGCAGGAGAATAGACTGATTCTTCGATAAACTTGACATTAACAACGACTTCACCCTGTTCGGTAAATTTTATCGCGTTACCTGCCAGGTTGGTTAAAATCTGTCTCAACCTGACCGGATCTCCAATGACGCGCCCCGGCACACGCCGATCAATACGACAGATTACTTCCAGCCCTTTTTCACAGGCGCGGAGAGAGAGCGTTTTGATTGCCTCATCAATAAGTTCTCTCAAATTGAAGGCAACGGGCTCCAGCTCAAAGCGCCCCGCCTCAAGTCGTGAGAAATCCAGAATGTCATTTACCAGAAGCAACAGTGAATCGGCGGAGTCTTTTGCTGTCTGCAGGTAGTCCCGTTTCAACGGAGTTAAGTCTTCCTGAAGAGTCAGTTCAAGCATTCCCAGAATCGCGTTCATGGGTGTCCTCAGCTCGTGACTGACGTTTGCCAGAAACTCACTTTGTGTGCGGGTTGCCTGCTCTGCTTCATCGCGTGCTTTGCTGAGCTCCTCTTCGCGACGTCGGCGTGCAGTAATATCTCGCTCAATGGTCGAAGTTCCTACAATCTGGTTATCCATCCCACGGATTGGTGAAACGGAAATGGAAACATCGATGATCGAACCATCTTTTCTCACCCGCCGTGTCTGAAATTGATCGAGGCGACGTCCCGTCTTCATTGCTTCCAGAATCTCTGATTCCTCACGAGCCATCCCTGGTGGCAGTAAGACCGATACCGTCTCGCCGATAACTTCATCCGCTATCCAGCCATAGATTTCTTCAGCACCTTTATTCCAGGAAGTGATTGTGCCATCGGGCGCCTTGCCGATGATGGCGTCCCCTGAAGACTCCACAATCGCGGCCAGTCGAGTTCGTTCTTCCTGCCATTGCACACGTTCAATAACATGGCGGATCAGGTTTCCCACCCCACGTGCCAGTGCCAGCAGATTTAGATCAGGTGTTGTCAGCCGCGTATTAAAGAATTCTACGACTGCGATAACCTCGCCATCGAGTTTCACGGGAAATCCAAATGCAGAGCGAACCCCCAGTGACGAAAAGTCGCGGGGAGACTGGAGTGATTGATCATGCTCAATATCTGTAATCCAGACCGGTTCGCCGCGTTGCCAGACTTGTCCGGGCAAATCCTCACCACGGGAAATACTGAGTTGCTGGGAAGCCTCATCCAGTGCTCTAAAATTATCTCGATTGGAAAAATGCCAGATCCGCGAAGAGACCAGACGGGTTCCATTTTGATTCATGAGGAATGCATGCCCGACAGGCCAGCCGGAAATTTCGCCGAGATTAGCGACACAGATTCTTAAAGCATCTTCCAGAGCATCAATGGTCGATGAAGCAAAACTGGCCTGTTGGAGAAGCGCAGCCTCAAGCTTTTCCCGTGCAATTAACTGTTCCGCTTCTTTGCGATCCGAAACATCACGAACGAAAGCATTAAATATCGTCTCCTCTTTCCAGTCGACTTTGGTAACCATCAGTTCCACAGGAAACTCGTGACCATTCCGCCTGAGAGCGGTTAGCTCCAGCTTCTGGTTGATGACTCGCCCCTTACCTGTCGATTTAAAAAGTCTCATACCGTCGAGGTGTTGCAGACGATACTGCTCCGGAATGATCAGATCAACCAGAGGATTCCCAACTGCTTCATCGTAAGACCAGCCAAAGATCTCTTCCGCACGTCGATTCCAGTCTACTACCAGCCCTTCCATATCCATCGTAATGACAGCATCCAAAGCAGAATCAATAATCTTCTGCAATTGTTCATCAGAAGCCCAGAGTGCTGAATTGGGGATATTCTCATTCGGCGAGGAAGGAACCATGCGTAGCTTATACTTTCATAGCATTTTTCGATTGATTCAAAACGATAAACCAGGGAAGTGGACTTCAAATGAAGTTATCAAATTCCAGACTCTTATTCTACTAAATTGGTGAGGTGAAATTGAAATGGATCATCTTCAGACATTTATCAGTCGAGAAGCCTGCTCAGATTCTAAAAGATGAAAGTGCGACTTGAAGACTTTGAAGTCTTATGCTGAAATTTCAAGGGGAGTCAGCAGGCTCAGTCTCCTCTATGTCAGTTGCATTTTCACTTGCTGGCTCGCCCTGAGTCTCCTGATCAATCAACTCTTTGCTTTTACTTGTCGCCTTATTCACAAGCTTTTCTCCCTGCTCTACTGCAGATTCTGTATCCTGCTTAATTTTTTCCTTGTGAATCGTGACGCTGGCTTTCTCCCCGCTATCGTTAAATGAAATCCAGCCCCCAAAGGCCATCGCAACTACAGCTACGATGATCAAAATAATTACAGTTGAATTTCGCACAGCTCTTCTCTCCTAGAGTCTTACTACAATCGGGAACTACTATAGCGCACGAACCGACGACACATTCGTAAACATGCCGTCGGTTGAGTGCTCCAGCAGATTATTAATCGACTGTTTTAAATACCTGTTCAGGAATTAGTCAGTAGGAACCCGTCGACCGGTCAACAGACTGAAAATCGCCAGCACGAGGAAGATGAAGAAGCAGATTTTAGCTGCACCATAGGCCATGCCACCAACCAGTCCAAACCCAAACAGTCCCGCAATCAGTGCAATAATCAGAAACATCAATGCCCAACTTAACATGTTGATACCCTTTCAGAATCCAGGCCAATTTTCGAAATCAGAATTTTGCTTCTAATCCGGTTGGGCTCTCCGCTTGATCTGCCGGTGCCAACCGACCAGGTAAAATTCCTGGCTCAGATAATTTACTTTTCACATTTTCAATCGCGTTATTGCGACAAATGTCGAATCAGCAAGTGCTATGCCAGAGTTGGTCCACAAAAATGATTATCAACATAAATCCTTAAAAAGCAGTCGGTTAACCGCCTGCAATTTTAGACTGTCTGTAAAAATAGACTATGTGGAGAGCGAGAAAGCGGTCGATAATCGATCTGTTCAATGAATATCGTGATTGGTCAGCGACCACCGCCTTAGAAAGGGGAGTAATCAGGCGGCTTGAGAAGTTAACAGCCTTCTCAGAGCCTGACCCAGGTCTCATTGAGGTCAATCTGCTTATGGCAGGAGTCAACTGCCATTCTCATCAATGCTGACTGTCTTCTCGAGGGAAATTCCAAATTGCGCAATACGATCACGAATTTTGCCTCGCGTGATCCCCAGGATCTCTGCAGCGCGGGTCTGATTTCCCCCTGTTTCATTTAGAACACGGGTTAAGAGATAACGCTCCATCGTTTCCAGAGTCTCGCTGTACAAGTCTTTGGTTTGCGCTGCAAGCCTCTGATCGACAAATAGTTGAAGATCTGAGAGCGGCAATGCCGGATCTTCGTCCAGAGGATCTTCTGACTGGAAGACTTCGGGAGTTGATTTAAATTGACTGGAAACGTCATCAGGAAGAAAAGAAGGAACGATTACCGGGCTGGTACTGTTCAATAGAGATTGACGGACTACACTCTGCAATTCACGCACATTCCCTGGCCAGCGATATTGTAACAACTGATCCAGGGCTTCAGAGGAAATTCCCTCGATCTCGGTACGCCCCATTTCGTAACATGCTTCGTTGAGATAGTGCTCAACCAGCAGAGCGATGTCGTTTCCTCGTTCCCGGAGGGGAGGTAGCGAGATAGTCATTCCATTCAGACGATAAAAGAGGTCTTCTCGAAACGTGCCGTCTTTCACCATCTGTTCCAGGTTTCGATTAGTAGCAGCAATAATACGTACGTCTGTTTCAATTGTCTTATTGCCACCTACGCGTTCGAACTTCTGTTCCTGCAACAGCCGCAGTACTTTCCCCTGAGTGAGCTGTGACATGTCCCCCACTTCATCCAAAAAGATTGTACCGCCATTGCATTGCTCAAATTTACCGATTCGCTGTCGGTCAGCGCCTGTAAAAGCTCCTTTTTCATAGCCAAAAAGTTCGCTTTCCAGCAGAGTCTCTGTCAGTGCTGCACAGTTTACCGCCATAAAGCATTCTTCAGAGCGAGGGCTATGCTGGTAAATGGCTCTGGCGACGAGCTCTTTCCCGGTTCCACTTTCACCACGAATCAGTACATTAACATTTTCCGAGGCGACACGTCCGATAGACTTGAAGACTTCCAGCATCTGTGGACTGCGACCGACAAACTGATCTCCGCTACTCCGTTTCTTTCCTCCCACAGGCAGGGCCACAGGAATATTCATCAATCGCCTGTTCTCGATAGCTTTCGAAACCAGATCGTTCAGTTTGGGAAGATCCAATGGCTTAGCCAGATAGTCAAACGCTCCCAGCTGCATTGCTTCAATTGCAACATTGCTTTCACTGGAAGAGGTAATGAAGAGCACTGGCAGCCTGCGATCCAATTCACGAATTTCTCGAAACACATCCAGTCCGGACACGACCGGCAGCATGATATCGAGCAAAACCACCTCTGGTGAACCAGTCTTGATTGCCTCAAGCGCTTCCTGAGCAGTACCTGCCTGGATGATATCAACGTTAATTTTACTCAGAGAACTTCTTACCATCTCACGGATAGTACGATCATCATCAACCACTAGTGCTTCTGGCATCTTTTATTATTCCATTGTCAGCAAGAATGATGGGGATCGATTTGAACAAAATACGGATGGACTCAGTATTTATTAAATCCAGTCGGTCCTAGCCCTGCTTTTCTAACGACTAAAGTGTTGTCTGGCCCGTATTTCAGCGAATGAATTCCCAACTCTCGAGACCAGAAAGCCTCACCGGAGATCTATTTCGGCTGAAATTTAAAACCATTATAGCACTCTTTTGTCCGAATCAAATAGTTGGGCTCGTACTTGAGTAGTAGGAATTTCCTTTCAGTCCTGTCCTGCAGCATGAGGTGGGCCTAGAGCAAGACAATCCAATTTGAGATCTGTCTAATACTAAACTTTAGTGGATTGACTCACGACTTAGTCTTGTTAGACTGGAAATAGAGAAGATTTGTCCAAAAGACACATCAGAAGCAGGCCTATGACAGCCCTGCAGCGCATAACATTACTGCGCTGCAGGGCTTTTTTTATCGCTCGACCGGGTCCATCTCAAATCTGGCTGTTCTTCAAGCAGTCCGGTTTGCCAGCAGTCGATAGAACAGAATTTAGATAGTTTAGCGCAGGCAAACGGAACACATCAGGAATTATTTTTAAATCCTGATATCTCTAAAATACAGCGAGAATCCTTTATGGAATCCAAACATACTCATGTGCCACCCAATGATTTGACCAGATTTGGCACGCCATCTGCTTTCCGACTACAGGTAGAGTCAGGAAAGGAGACACAAATGTTTCGCAGTACTAATGAACTTAATGGATATCACGTGCTGGCCACAGATGGCGAGTGCGGTACCGTTAAAGATTTTCTTTTTGATGATGA is a window from the Gimesia benthica genome containing:
- a CDS encoding sigma-54-dependent transcriptional regulator; translated protein: MPEALVVDDDRTIREMVRSSLSKINVDIIQAGTAQEALEAIKTGSPEVVLLDIMLPVVSGLDVFREIRELDRRLPVLFITSSSESNVAIEAMQLGAFDYLAKPLDLPKLNDLVSKAIENRRLMNIPVALPVGGKKRSSGDQFVGRSPQMLEVFKSIGRVASENVNVLIRGESGTGKELVARAIYQHSPRSEECFMAVNCAALTETLLESELFGYEKGAFTGADRQRIGKFEQCNGGTIFLDEVGDMSQLTQGKVLRLLQEQKFERVGGNKTIETDVRIIAATNRNLEQMVKDGTFREDLFYRLNGMTISLPPLRERGNDIALLVEHYLNEACYEMGRTEIEGISSEALDQLLQYRWPGNVRELQSVVRQSLLNSTSPVIVPSFLPDDVSSQFKSTPEVFQSEDPLDEDPALPLSDLQLFVDQRLAAQTKDLYSETLETMERYLLTRVLNETGGNQTRAAEILGITRGKIRDRIAQFGISLEKTVSIDENGS
- a CDS encoding YqaE/Pmp3 family membrane protein, yielding MSTHVEHQVAPNQSVVADILRIVLAVLLPPVGVLLQVGLGMHFWLNIVLTLCGYIPGLVHAIWVIARK
- a CDS encoding TrkA C-terminal domain-containing protein; translation: MFAIVSLIVIVVVSIIVVRVATVALSLTGLSNQLARFQARSAFTSTGFTSSETEKVMRHPVRRKIIMTLMILGNAGIVTAISSLIVSFVGAESSGGLWLRIALLAAGLSLLWLLSYSDWVDRRMSEFIQSALQRWTDLEIRDYAGLLHLTGDYVVVELNVNANDWLAESSLNELKLNDEGVLVLGIEKEDETYIGAPRGDTRLEVNDRVLLYGKASVLKNLDERRRGAAGNWEHHKAVDDQKRSEEQEAVVS
- a CDS encoding DUF1328 domain-containing protein — translated: MLSWALMFLIIALIAGLFGFGLVGGMAYGAAKICFFIFLVLAIFSLLTGRRVPTD
- a CDS encoding PAS domain S-box protein → MVPSSPNENIPNSALWASDEQLQKIIDSALDAVITMDMEGLVVDWNRRAEEIFGWSYDEAVGNPLVDLIIPEQYRLQHLDGMRLFKSTGKGRVINQKLELTALRRNGHEFPVELMVTKVDWKEETIFNAFVRDVSDRKEAEQLIAREKLEAALLQQASFASSTIDALEDALRICVANLGEISGWPVGHAFLMNQNGTRLVSSRIWHFSNRDNFRALDEASQQLSISRGEDLPGQVWQRGEPVWITDIEHDQSLQSPRDFSSLGVRSAFGFPVKLDGEVIAVVEFFNTRLTTPDLNLLALARGVGNLIRHVIERVQWQEERTRLAAIVESSGDAIIGKAPDGTITSWNKGAEEIYGWIADEVIGETVSVLLPPGMAREESEILEAMKTGRRLDQFQTRRVRKDGSIIDVSISVSPIRGMDNQIVGTSTIERDITARRRREEELSKARDEAEQATRTQSEFLANVSHELRTPMNAILGMLELTLQEDLTPLKRDYLQTAKDSADSLLLLVNDILDFSRLEAGRFELEPVAFNLRELIDEAIKTLSLRACEKGLEVICRIDRRVPGRVIGDPVRLRQILTNLAGNAIKFTEQGEVVVNVKFIEESVYSPADGRSAIEPIIGKHTEKQVLLEFSVSDTGIGIAPEDQERIFAPFAQADASTTRHYSGTGLGLAICHELISLMKGQMNLKSDLGQGSRFSFQVVFPVADPEEIDFPGEKSRVSELKDLPVLVVDDNQTNRVILEEMLSNWSMSPTPVESAKEALQHLNSIQETETEYPLVIVDALMPETDGFMLLEQAREEGLLDTATILMLSSADHQIFGERCQGLDISAFLEKPISQSDLLDAIMTALKGPQLERNGVVQINETKQSLRILVAEDTPANQKVITAILKKRGHQCVIANNGREAVEWVRNDTFDVVLMDVQMPTMDGLQATRMIREYEEDADEHIPIIAMTAYAMRGDRDKCISAGMDNYISKPIDAPKLIRLLERLASKYPRQSNLNSAITREESSSSADPAGKTSEQTLADSAGIVSTQPVMDMKAALDRVGNDSDLLNSMVGYFFEDAPGLVQEISKQNQSGDADEVARAAHSLKGLCANFNADSAVGAAKVIEEMGLQGDLQGVPDAIPALELEIERLTSELTKWRSEL